One genomic segment of Pedobacter endophyticus includes these proteins:
- a CDS encoding TonB-dependent receptor — protein sequence MKVIKKLLFKLATPNLCPNHKLFKIVKLTFILIIFALTQVRGEAHSQNISLYETKATLRSVLESIKRQSGYLLLYQDQIIQKANPVTINKQNISVKEALDYCFKNQPLTYQIIENTIIVKPKKELPKNTTAEVVDADIDIQGKIVDENNKYLPGASIKVKGTDNGTSSNSAGEYSLKNVPDNATLVVSYLGYVTREVSVKDNFKLIQLQPLNNDLNEVVVVGYGTQTKAKVTGSISQVEGKELVKSPVANLSNSLIGRLPGLRATQRSGEPGNDGSGLDIRGFGNALVIIDGVPGGSFNQLDANEIETFSIIKDASAAVYGVRAANGVVLVTTKKGKLGEKPKIELSSYYGFQTIAKYPELADAALFTELYNEAAVNTWVKNGNPTAPLTFPYPKEVVEDYRDGTLKSYDWFNETIKKNAPQRYTNINVSGATDKVNYFINLGNLFQDGMWRSGSTNFKRYNLRGKVEAKIAKRFTAAVNLSGRLENLKFPGVGAASLISGLSRTYPIYPFYANDNPNYPGNTNATNQLFLSDAKNSGYTTEKTKTYSAIFSLDYEVPYIDGLNIKALYSYENQNYDNKAFTKKFQLYNYNATDDTYNVGYTGNDPSRLSNRITHKETKVSQISINYKNTFGEKHNVSGLLLYESQEVIGNSLSAYREFILSGVDELFAGVSANQSNSGSSYEEAKLGYVGRVNYDYAGKYLVEFAARYDGTYKVKAGSRFGFFPSVSAGWVISKENFMENQKTITNLKLRASYGRVGDDYYIDPFQYLTGFNYPSGSYVFGLNPIPGLSDKGLANELLTWYTSKTANFGVDVTLWSGLLGIEFDYFYRQRDDLLGTRVSSLPNTFGASLPQENINGDNTRGFELALTHRNRIGDFNYSVAPNLSMTRTKNGYIERAPSTSSLNNYYNNTTNRWTNRTVGYVAIGQFQNQEDINNWAIQDGRANQTLLPGDIKYEDLNGDGVIDGLDQTVIGRGTTPEIFFGLNLTAGYKNFDFSLLLQGATNFNADYTFELLNPLFNGASAFKYFEDRWRRADLFDPNSAWIPGKYPSTIISGTANNQRTSSFWLKDATYLRVKNFELGYTLPQKLLAKVGLNKLRFYASGQNVFTFDKIKYIDPEAPSGRGNFYPQQKSWVFGVNVGL from the coding sequence ATGAAGGTAATAAAAAAATTATTATTTAAGTTGGCTACGCCCAATTTATGTCCCAATCATAAGCTTTTTAAGATTGTGAAACTGACATTTATCCTAATCATCTTTGCCCTTACACAAGTTAGAGGTGAAGCACACAGCCAGAACATATCACTTTATGAAACAAAAGCTACTTTGCGAAGTGTTCTTGAATCGATCAAAAGACAAAGCGGTTATCTGCTCCTATATCAAGATCAAATTATCCAAAAGGCCAATCCTGTAACCATAAACAAGCAAAATATCTCTGTTAAAGAGGCGCTTGATTATTGTTTTAAAAATCAACCATTAACCTACCAGATAATCGAAAACACTATAATTGTTAAGCCTAAAAAGGAATTGCCCAAAAATACGACAGCCGAGGTCGTTGATGCAGATATCGATATACAAGGGAAAATTGTTGATGAGAACAATAAGTACCTGCCCGGTGCCAGTATAAAAGTTAAAGGCACAGATAATGGGACTTCCTCAAACTCAGCGGGCGAGTACTCATTAAAAAATGTTCCTGATAATGCCACTTTGGTAGTTTCTTATTTAGGTTATGTTACTAGAGAAGTATCTGTTAAAGATAATTTTAAACTCATTCAGTTACAGCCACTAAATAATGATTTAAATGAAGTTGTGGTAGTAGGATATGGTACCCAAACAAAAGCAAAGGTTACAGGTTCAATAAGCCAGGTTGAAGGTAAAGAGCTGGTAAAATCGCCAGTAGCCAACTTATCAAACTCTTTAATTGGTCGTTTGCCTGGTTTAAGGGCTACGCAACGCAGTGGTGAGCCTGGTAACGATGGCAGCGGACTTGATATAAGGGGCTTTGGCAATGCATTGGTTATTATCGATGGCGTGCCTGGTGGTTCATTTAATCAATTAGACGCCAACGAAATAGAAACCTTTAGTATTATAAAAGATGCATCAGCGGCGGTATATGGTGTGCGAGCAGCTAATGGCGTGGTTTTGGTGACTACAAAAAAAGGGAAGCTAGGTGAAAAGCCAAAAATAGAATTATCATCCTATTATGGGTTTCAAACGATTGCTAAATATCCAGAGCTTGCAGATGCGGCCTTATTTACCGAGCTGTATAATGAAGCAGCCGTAAATACCTGGGTTAAAAACGGCAACCCAACCGCACCTTTAACATTTCCCTACCCTAAAGAAGTTGTAGAAGACTACCGCGATGGCACACTAAAAAGTTATGATTGGTTTAACGAAACGATTAAAAAAAATGCCCCTCAAAGATACACCAATATAAACGTTTCTGGAGCAACCGATAAGGTAAACTATTTTATAAATTTGGGTAATTTGTTTCAAGATGGGATGTGGAGAAGTGGCTCTACAAACTTTAAAAGGTACAATTTAAGGGGTAAGGTCGAAGCCAAAATTGCCAAACGATTCACTGCTGCGGTAAACTTATCTGGCCGTTTAGAAAACCTTAAATTTCCAGGGGTTGGTGCTGCTAGCCTAATATCGGGTTTATCCAGAACTTATCCTATTTACCCTTTTTATGCAAATGATAACCCAAATTACCCTGGAAATACCAATGCAACCAATCAATTGTTTCTAAGTGATGCAAAAAATTCTGGATATACAACTGAAAAAACAAAGACTTATTCGGCAATATTTTCACTTGATTATGAAGTGCCTTATATTGATGGTTTGAACATCAAAGCTTTATATTCCTATGAAAATCAAAATTACGACAACAAAGCCTTTACCAAAAAATTTCAATTATATAACTACAATGCAACAGATGATACCTACAATGTTGGCTATACGGGTAATGACCCAAGCAGATTATCAAACCGTATAACTCATAAAGAAACAAAAGTTTCTCAAATTTCAATAAACTATAAAAATACTTTTGGTGAAAAGCACAACGTTTCTGGATTGTTGCTTTATGAAAGTCAAGAGGTTATTGGAAATTCTTTATCAGCTTACAGAGAATTCATATTAAGTGGTGTTGATGAATTATTTGCGGGTGTGAGTGCGAATCAATCCAACTCAGGGTCTTCATATGAAGAAGCAAAACTTGGTTATGTGGGTAGGGTTAATTACGATTATGCCGGAAAATATTTAGTGGAGTTTGCCGCCAGATATGATGGAACTTATAAAGTAAAAGCTGGAAGTAGATTTGGATTTTTCCCCAGTGTTTCTGCTGGCTGGGTAATTAGTAAGGAAAACTTTATGGAAAACCAAAAAACCATTACCAATTTAAAACTTCGGGCATCTTATGGCAGAGTTGGTGACGATTATTATATTGATCCATTTCAATACTTAACAGGTTTTAACTATCCATCTGGCAGTTATGTTTTTGGTTTAAATCCAATCCCAGGTTTATCAGATAAGGGATTAGCAAACGAACTTTTAACATGGTATACCTCAAAAACGGCTAATTTTGGTGTAGATGTAACACTATGGTCGGGCTTATTAGGGATAGAATTCGACTATTTTTATCGACAAAGAGATGATCTTTTGGGAACCCGAGTAAGTAGCCTGCCTAATACATTTGGTGCCTCCTTACCTCAAGAAAATATTAATGGTGATAATACTCGCGGTTTTGAACTGGCATTAACCCACAGAAACAGGATTGGCGACTTTAACTATTCGGTTGCTCCTAACCTGAGTATGACTAGAACGAAAAATGGTTACATAGAAAGAGCGCCCTCAACTAGTTCGTTAAATAATTATTATAACAATACTACTAATAGATGGACCAACAGAACAGTAGGGTATGTAGCAATTGGTCAGTTTCAAAATCAGGAAGACATTAACAACTGGGCTATTCAAGATGGCAGAGCCAATCAAACCCTGTTGCCTGGAGATATTAAATACGAGGATCTTAATGGCGATGGCGTTATTGACGGATTAGATCAAACGGTGATTGGAAGAGGTACTACACCTGAAATATTTTTTGGGCTGAACCTAACGGCAGGTTATAAAAATTTCGATTTCTCCCTTTTACTTCAAGGGGCAACAAACTTTAATGCCGATTATACCTTCGAGTTATTAAATCCATTGTTTAACGGAGCTTCGGCGTTTAAATACTTTGAAGATCGTTGGAGACGGGCAGATTTGTTTGATCCTAATAGCGCATGGATTCCTGGAAAATATCCTTCAACTATCATATCGGGTACCGCAAATAACCAGAGAACATCGTCTTTTTGGCTTAAGGACGCAACTTACTTAAGGGTTAAAAATTTCGAATTAGGTTATACCCTGCCCCAAAAACTATTAGCAAAAGTTGGTTTAAATAAGTTGAGGTTTTATGCCTCAGGGCAAAATGTATTCACATTTGATAAAATTAAATATATAGATCCTGAAGCTCCTTCTGGAAGAGGTAATTTTTATCCTCAACAAAAATCTTGGGTTTTTGGCGTAAACGTGGGCCTCTAA
- a CDS encoding FecR family protein, translating into MNQIEFQSLLERYNNGKCSSEELALLENWYNSFGEKNKINSISEDDFILYQKLIWKNVNGKLNLMPNQQQHKRLTLWAQYSIAASLFLIISFGIYYSIKWKSSNTEMQMAKSDVKVKDDLPPASNKAELVLSNGKVISLENADPGLVATEGDVRVEKSGESIISYKQGNSDATVNNNATAYNTIRTPNGGKWPAIELPDGTKVILDAGSSITFPVSFSKERKVNITGQAYFSVIHNSKKPFLVSVQGITIEDLGTEFNVNAYNDDLSVKTTLTEGAVKVSLGNQHSNIKPGQQVLASNNKLITKEVDIEEVIAWKKGLFQFNHTAIDVVMRQISRWYDVDIVFKENVANLTFTGNISRNLKLSRSLEMLSVTGLVFKMEGKRIVVSN; encoded by the coding sequence ATGAACCAAATCGAATTTCAATCTTTATTAGAAAGATATAACAACGGAAAGTGTAGTTCCGAAGAGCTAGCTTTATTAGAAAACTGGTACAACTCGTTCGGAGAGAAGAATAAAATTAATTCTATTTCCGAGGATGACTTCATATTATATCAAAAATTGATTTGGAAAAATGTAAATGGTAAATTAAACCTAATGCCCAACCAACAACAGCATAAAAGGTTAACACTTTGGGCTCAATACTCCATAGCGGCATCGCTGTTCTTAATCATCAGTTTTGGAATTTATTATTCAATAAAATGGAAATCTTCTAATACGGAGATGCAAATGGCGAAATCGGATGTAAAGGTAAAAGACGATTTACCGCCTGCCAGTAATAAGGCCGAGTTAGTTCTATCTAACGGCAAGGTAATTAGCCTGGAAAATGCCGACCCCGGACTTGTTGCTACCGAAGGCGATGTGCGTGTAGAGAAAAGCGGCGAAAGTATTATAAGTTACAAACAAGGCAATAGCGATGCTACTGTAAACAACAATGCAACTGCCTATAACACGATAAGAACACCAAACGGTGGAAAATGGCCTGCTATTGAATTGCCTGACGGCACAAAGGTGATTTTGGATGCCGGCTCTTCGATTACTTTTCCGGTTAGTTTTAGCAAAGAGCGTAAAGTGAATATTACCGGGCAGGCTTATTTCTCGGTGATACACAATTCAAAAAAGCCATTTTTGGTAAGTGTTCAAGGGATCACCATCGAAGATTTGGGAACCGAATTTAATGTGAATGCTTACAACGACGATTTGAGCGTTAAAACTACGCTGACAGAAGGGGCAGTGAAGGTAAGTCTGGGTAATCAGCACAGCAATATTAAACCAGGACAGCAAGTTTTAGCCAGTAATAATAAGCTGATAACAAAAGAAGTAGATATTGAAGAGGTAATTGCCTGGAAAAAAGGCTTGTTTCAGTTTAACCATACGGCTATCGATGTCGTCATGCGGCAAATATCGAGGTGGTACGATGTTGATATTGTATTTAAAGAAAATGTAGCCAACCTCACCTTTACCGGTAATATTTCCAGAAATTTAAAATTATCTCGCTCGCTTGAAATGCTCAGTGTTACAGGATTGGTTTTTAAAATGGAAGGGAAGAGAATAGTAGTGAGCAACTAA
- a CDS encoding RNA polymerase sigma factor, translated as MNSISSLTDDKLLGLLKTKDHKAFDELYNRYWAVLFLHAGRLLKSDAEAADIVQDLFTGLWLKAATIEIKVSLSLYLYTATRNKVLDRIRQKKTSSDYLASINEFIEKGYVPTDYRIREKELSIIIENELNALPAKMRKVFVLSRKKNLSYSQIATHLKVSEHTVKSQISNALRVLRSKIKPSSYWLFYLINLFN; from the coding sequence ATGAATAGTATAAGTTCCTTAACTGATGATAAACTATTGGGTTTATTAAAAACGAAAGATCATAAAGCATTTGATGAATTGTATAATCGCTATTGGGCAGTATTGTTCTTACATGCAGGCAGACTATTAAAAAGTGATGCTGAAGCTGCAGATATCGTTCAAGACTTATTCACTGGCTTATGGTTAAAAGCAGCCACAATAGAAATCAAAGTTTCCCTTTCTTTGTACTTGTACACAGCAACCCGCAACAAGGTTCTCGATCGGATTAGACAAAAAAAAACATCAAGTGACTACCTTGCTTCGATAAACGAGTTTATAGAAAAAGGATATGTACCAACAGACTATAGGATAAGAGAGAAGGAACTATCCATAATTATAGAAAATGAATTAAACGCTCTTCCTGCCAAAATGCGCAAAGTGTTTGTGCTCAGCCGCAAGAAAAATTTATCGTACTCACAAATTGCTACACATTTAAAGGTTAGTGAACATACCGTTAAAAGCCAAATTAGCAATGCGTTAAGAGTTTTAAGATCAAAAATTAAACCCAGCTCTTACTGGCTTTTTTACTTGATTAATCTTTTTAATTAA
- a CDS encoding RagB/SusD family nutrient uptake outer membrane protein, whose protein sequence is MKKEIIFACALAVMLTMYSCKKDFLERKPRDLISEIDAYGSQTGLEAVTVRLYSDMLIEDLNYEVAETAGYLSTITDEAVRSYTWAASVINGPVIGNWFGSWDYGKIRRINEFIAKVDQSPVSDDLKKRFKAEGRFIRAFHYFAMVKRYGGVPLITEAQQFVAGADEATLQVQRSKEQDIYDFIAKELDEIKADLPSVTTGTDINRINKYVALALKSRAMLYAGCSAKYATVQKDGLVGIPSTMADAYFKASFDASAEIINDNKYTLYDTGGDKSANFQNLFLTPNNSEAIFSKLYKSPEVTHSFDWYNAPQSFRIDWGCATNPTLDMVEEFEYIDGSPGKLKIKDVGGQPIVYNNPQDLFLNKDPRLSASIMLPFSAWQGGVLEIRRGVIDGGVKYTSEDLNQGYPNNGDGFKRVGKDGPLTTWDPTKTGFYIKKFMNPNARVPYAQSTTPFMVFRLGEILLNHAEAALELSSPKTSDALTSINKIRNRAGIIALTTVDIDKVRHERKVELAFENHRFWDLRRWRIASTVLVR, encoded by the coding sequence ATGAAAAAAGAAATAATATTTGCATGCGCTTTAGCCGTAATGTTAACAATGTATTCGTGTAAAAAGGATTTCTTGGAAAGAAAACCGAGAGATTTAATATCAGAAATAGATGCCTACGGTTCGCAAACTGGTTTAGAAGCCGTTACTGTTCGCCTATACAGCGATATGTTAATTGAAGATTTAAACTATGAAGTAGCTGAAACAGCAGGCTATCTCTCAACTATTACCGATGAAGCAGTTCGGAGCTACACCTGGGCCGCCAGTGTGATTAATGGCCCTGTAATTGGCAACTGGTTTGGTAGCTGGGACTATGGTAAAATTAGACGTATTAATGAATTTATTGCAAAAGTGGATCAATCGCCAGTAAGTGATGACTTGAAAAAAAGGTTTAAAGCCGAAGGAAGGTTCATTAGGGCTTTTCATTATTTCGCAATGGTTAAAAGATACGGAGGTGTGCCTTTAATAACGGAGGCACAGCAGTTTGTAGCAGGAGCAGATGAAGCTACATTGCAGGTGCAGCGCAGTAAGGAACAAGACATTTACGATTTTATTGCAAAAGAACTGGATGAAATAAAGGCTGATTTGCCATCCGTAACCACTGGTACAGATATTAACAGAATAAATAAATATGTTGCCTTGGCGTTAAAATCGCGAGCGATGCTTTACGCAGGTTGCAGTGCCAAATATGCCACTGTTCAAAAAGACGGCCTGGTAGGAATTCCATCAACTATGGCAGACGCGTATTTTAAAGCTTCGTTTGATGCATCAGCAGAAATTATAAACGACAATAAGTATACTTTATATGATACGGGAGGAGATAAATCAGCAAATTTTCAAAATCTGTTTCTGACACCGAATAATTCTGAAGCTATTTTCTCTAAGTTATATAAATCTCCGGAGGTAACGCATAGTTTTGATTGGTATAATGCTCCTCAAAGTTTTAGAATAGATTGGGGCTGTGCTACAAATCCTACGTTAGATATGGTAGAGGAATTTGAATACATTGATGGCTCGCCTGGGAAATTAAAAATAAAAGATGTTGGAGGCCAGCCAATAGTTTATAATAACCCTCAGGATCTCTTTCTGAACAAAGACCCAAGATTAAGTGCAAGTATTATGCTGCCCTTCTCTGCATGGCAGGGAGGCGTACTGGAAATTAGAAGAGGAGTAATCGATGGGGGCGTCAAATATACATCTGAAGATTTAAACCAAGGTTATCCAAATAATGGTGACGGTTTTAAAAGGGTAGGTAAAGATGGGCCCCTCACTACATGGGATCCTACTAAAACAGGTTTCTACATTAAAAAATTTATGAACCCGAATGCTCGGGTTCCTTATGCTCAATCTACTACACCTTTTATGGTTTTCAGGCTAGGCGAAATTTTACTCAACCATGCAGAAGCCGCATTAGAGTTGAGTTCACCAAAAACATCAGATGCGCTTACATCAATAAATAAAATTCGTAACAGAGCAGGCATTATAGCGCTAACCACAGTAGATATAGATAAGGTACGCCATGAGCGCAAAGTAGAGTTAGCGTTCGAAAACCACAGATTTTGGGATTTAAGGAGATGGCGTATCGCATCAACTGTTTTAGTTAGATAA